The following is a genomic window from Patescibacteria group bacterium.
CAAATGACTATTGCAGAAATAAAACAAATACCAGATTTTCAACATAATTATGAAATTTGGAAAAAAATAATGTCTGGAGAATTAATTAGTCGATGGAGCCAAAATGAAGAAGATCTTACTTATCTTTTGCCAAAGGTGGCACAAGTTCTAGTTGAAGAATATAATAAAAAAAATGAAGAAACTTTCAAAATACATGATTATGGCGTTGAAGATCTTATGGACTTAAAGCTAAGCAACATCAAAAGAATCACTCCTGATACAATAAAAAATTTTAAAGATTTTAAAGCTAATATTTTTTTAGATGGTTTGACCGAAATATCTGACGAATCAATGCTCGAATTATCAAAATCTTCAAGTTACCTTATTTCATTATCAAGCTTAACGTCTTTATCGGACAAACAAGCAGAATATTTATCTCAATTCAATGGCGGTAGATTATACTTAAATAGTATAAAATCACTTTCAGATTATGCTGCAAATAAATTTGCGCACAGCAAAGTTACGTACGTATTATTAAGAGGTGTAGAAACTATTTCCGATTCTGCTCTTTTGCAGTTAGAAGGAACAAAAGTTGTTCTATCTGATACACAAAAAGAAAGGCTAAAAAGTTTAAAAGCCAAACAAAATGCTTCAAGATCTTAATCTAGAACAAACGCCAAGCCGTCATAAAAAATAAATTAAAACTATGCCAGAACAACCATCGCAAGTAGAATTAAAAGATATTCAACAAACGAAAGAAACAGAATCTGAAACAGGTTTAGAAATTGTTAAAACTCCTGAATCAGAACAATTTGTTGAACATGCCAATGAAATTCATGAAGCAATGCAAGCTGATGGGAAAATAACTGCTGGCCAAGTTGCAGATTTAAGAAAAGATTTAGAAGGATTAAAATATGATTTTTACGGAGAACAATTATCAATTGCCGAAATCAGGCAAATCCCAGATCTTCAACATAATTTAAAAATTTGGCAAGAAATTTCTAATGGAAAATTTCGTAATTATAAGGAATTAACTTATTTAACTCCAGAAATTGCTCAGAAAATTGTTTATCCCGCCTCAATCAAAAGAGTCGGTCACGCACCTATTCCACTTATCGATTTTCCACCCAGAGATTTATATTTAAACAACTTAAAAACATTATCTGTCGAATCGGCAAGGATATTGTTGAGGAGATTGTCAACAGGTGATCGAATACTTTCTCTTCAAGGTTTAGTAGATTTCCCTGAAGAAGAATTAGGATTATTAGATGATCCAAATATTCATTTGTCCCGAGAGCTTACATTAAAGTTGATTGAAAAAAAAGAAGAGATGGGTTTAATTTAAAATATGTTAAAAGATCTTAATACAGAACAACTCCAAGCCGTCAAACACGAAACAGGTCCACTACTTATCGTTGCCGGCGCTGGCACAGGAAAAACAACAGCCATTACTAAAAAATTGGCTTATTTAATTTTGGAAAAAAAAGTAAAGCCAGAAAATATTTTAGCGTTAACTTTTACTGAAAAAGCAGCTGCTGAAATGGAGGAGCGAGTAGACAAATTAATGCCTTATGGTTATACAGATTTATGGATTGAAACCTTTCATGGTTTTTGTGATCGAATTTTAAAAGATAACGCCTTAGATGTTGGCTTAGACCCAAATTACAAATTATTAACTTCTGCAGAACAATGGATGTTCATCAAATCCAAAATTTTTGATTTTGATTTGAAATATTATAGACCATTAGGCAATCCTAATTCATTTATTTCAGAATTAATCAAACATTTTTCTCGCGCTAAAGATGAAAATATCTTGCCAGAAGATTATTTGAAATTCGTCAAAAAACTATCCGCCTCCGCTCCTGCGGGAGCTTCGGCGGACAAAGAAACCATAGACAAAATGTCAGAAGTTGCCAAATCTTACAAAAAATATCAAGAATTAATGGTCGCCGAAAGTCAGATGGATTTTGGTGATTTAATTATTGAAACATTAAAATTATTTAAAAAAAGAAAAAATATTCTAAAAAAATATCAAAAACAATTCCAATATATTCTAGTTGATGAATTTCAAGATACTAATTTTGCCCAATATCAATTATTGCAACTTTTAGCACCGCCACAAAATAATTTAACTGTTGTCGGCGATGATGACCAATGCCTGCCTCCTGATTCCAAAATTGAAACAAAAACTGGAATAAAGAAAATAAATAAAATAAAAAAAGGAGAATTAGTTTTATCAGCAGTGGGCAAGGGACATACCTCTTATTATCAAGTTAATAAAGTTATCAAAAATAAAAAAAATGCTCGTTTCCTAAATATTTCAACAAAAAATGGAAATAAAATTACAATTACTGATAATCACAAAATGTTTTGCTTTGTACCTTTAAAATCAGATAAAAAATATTACTATGTTTATTTAATGGAAAAAAGAAATTTAGGATATAGGCTTGGCATAACTAACGATTTAGCGACGCGATTAAGATTAGAACGAGGGGCTGATCGAATTATTGGTATTAAGTCCTTTAAATCAGAAATTGAAGCAAGATATTATGAAACATTGCTTTCATTAAAATATCAAATTCCTTTAACCTGTTTTTGTTTCCGTCCTGGAGTTTTTATGAATAAGGAACTGTTAGAAAAACTTTACCAAGAATTTGATACTTATAAAAATGCGGAAAGATTAGCCAAAGATTTAAAAATTGATTTATCAGCTCATCATTTTGCGTTAGATGCAGTTAATCGCGGTAGCAGTTTAAGAATAAAAATCATAATTGAACAGTGTTACCGTAAACATGTTAGCAAAGTCAGAAGAGGCATCCTTTTTGGACCCAAAATCAGTCATTCTGTAATAGTAGAAACATCGGACAAGAAAACTATTGAAACACTAAAGAAAAATGGTTTTAATTTAAGAAAAGCAAGAAAAAATGGTTTTAGGTTTAAATATACAGATCAAGATTTTCAAAAAGTTGGACAAATCGCTTTAAAATTAGAAAAAATTACAGGCGGTATTTTAGAAACCAGATTTGAAGTTGGCGCATTAAATATTAAACACCGAAAAGCCTTGATGATGCCAGCCAAAAATTTGCTTGTTGGACATTTTTTACCTGTATTAAAAAAAGACAATAAAGAAATTATTTATGATGAAATAATTGATATCAAAGAAAAAAATAAGACTAGCAATGTCTATGATTTAGAAATCGAAAAAACACATAATTTCATTGCTGATAATATTGTTGTGCATAATTCTATCTATAAATTTCGCGGCGCTTCTGTTAGCAATATTTTGCAATTCCAAAAAGATTTTCCCAAAAGCAAAAAAATAGTTTTGACAGAAAATTATCGATCAGTTCAGCCAATTCTCGATTTAGCATATAATTCAATTCAATTAAATAATCCAGATCGGTTAGAAGCAAAATATAAAATCAATAAAAAATTAAAATCACAAATTAAATCTAAAAGCGATTTAGCAATCAATCATATCCATAAGGCAACATATGAGCAAGAAGCAGTTGATGTCATCAAAAATATTATTAATCTAAAACAAAAAGATAAATCAACTTGGTCAGATTTTGCAATTCTAGTGCGCGCAAATTCTTCTGCTGAAATATTCATCAATCTTTTATCTTCAAAAAAAATTCCATATCAATTCATTGCATCTCGCGGACTTTATTCTCGCCCAGAAATTATGGATTTAATTTCGTATTTGCGTGTTGTTGCAAATTTTTATGATAATATTAATTTTTATCGCGTTTTAAGTTTGCCAATTTTTAAATTAAATTCAGAAGATATAATTAGACTTGTTGCCTATAGCCGTCGTAAAAATTTAAGCATTTTTGATTTAGCTTGCACACCAAGTCGAATTGTCGGACTGAATAAAGATAGTGTTGAAAAATTTAAAGTTGTTGTTGAACTAGTTAAAAAACATGCAAAACTTAGTTTGGAAAAAAATGCCGCTGAAGTTTTGTTAGACTTTTTAAAAACATCCGGTTATTTAAAATATTTGCAAACCAATAAAGATTTAGAAGCAGAAAAAAAGATTTTGAATATCTCATTATTTTTCAAAAGAATCCAAGAATTGCAGGAAAATAAAAAATTAACTGTTCCAGAATTTATTGATCAATTAGATTTGATGATTGAAGCAGGCGAGGATCCATCGCCAATCCAATTAGATGAAGGCCCAGATTCAATCAAAATTTTGACTATCCATTCTTCAAAAGGATTAGAATTTGATAATGTTTTTGTCGTCAATATGGTTGAAGGAAAATTTCCATCTCGAAACAGAAAAGATTTAATTGAATTGCCAGAAAAATTAATTAAAGAGCAATTGCCAGATTCAAATTCCAATATTCAAGAAGAAAGAAGACTATTTTATGTAGCAATGACTCGTGCAAAGAAAAGGTTATTTTTTACATCTGCCAATGATTATGGCGGAAAAAGAAAAAAGAAAATTTCTAGATTTTTAGTTGAAATTAAAAAACATTTTGATAAAAATTCCGCGTTTTCTGCGTTAGATTCTGCGTGTTTCCGCGATAACAATATTTTAACGCAGAATAACGCTGAACCTAACGCAGAAAACGCGAAAAAGAAAATAAGATATTCTTTACCAAGTAAATTTTCATACACTCAGCTTAAAGCATTTGAAACTTGTCCGCATCAATACCGTTTCCGCCATATTATTGGTTTGCCAAGTTCAGGCGCTTCTTCTCAAAGTTATGGAAAAACAATGCATGCAGTTTTGCAAAACTTTTTCGCTGATTTGCAAAAAGGAAAAAGTCCGACAGAAAAAGATTTATTAAGTTATTATGACAGTTTTTGGATCGATGATTTTTATCAAGACAAAAAGCACGAACAAAAAAGATTTGAAGAAGGCAAGAAAGCTTTGCAAGAATTTTACAAAATAAATAATAAAAATTTAAAAGCGCCGTTATTTTTAGAAAAAGGCTTTAACCTAAGAATTAAAGACACATGTCTAAAAGGCCAGATTGATCGCATTGATAAATTAGATGATGGCACAGTTGAGATCGTTGATTATAAAACAGGCAAATTGCCAAAGAATGAAAAGGAAGTAGAGAAAAATGAGCAATTATTGATTTATTCTTATGCCTGCCAAAAAGTATTAAATTTAAAACCATCAAAACTAAGCCTTTATTTTATTGACCAAAACAAAAAATATTCTGCTAAACAAAATTCAATTAAAGAAGAAAAGATAATTCAAAAAGTCCAAGAACTAATTGCTAAAATTAAAGAATCAGAATTTATTGCCAAGCCAGGCTTTGCATGCAAATTTTGTGACTATAAGGATATCTGTGAACATGCTAAACATTGATTTTCGTCAGTAGACAATTCCAATTTTTTTCGTTATAATAGCAATAGATATTCGGATATTATGATATTCGGAAATTGTTTTGATATCGACAATATCCGCAATATCTCAATTTCCGAATATCTTAAATATTAAATAATGACACTTCGTTCTTATCTCCTCGGCATGTTTCTATCCACAATCGTCTGCTGGCTTGCTTTCGGTCTGATTTTGTATTATGTTAATCCATTCAATACTGGAGCATTAGGATTGATTGCTTTTTATATCAGCTTGTTTTTTGCAAGTATTGGAACTTTAACTATTGCAGGTTTTTATTTGCGTGTCTGGTTTTCCAAAAACGAAATTTTATTCGCTCATGTCAATCCATCTTTTCGTCAAGCAATTTTATTGTCAATCATTTTAGTCGGCTCATTAGTTTTGCAAGCGTTTAGATTATTAACTTGGTGGGATGGTGCATTATTTGTTTTAAGTATTGTGCTAATAGAATTTTATTTTATATCGCGCAATACTGCTTAAGTTTATTTTTAAAAATATGGACAATGAATATGGTCAATCTATAGAGGAAACAGTATTGGAAAAAGAAAAACCAACTGAAAAAGAATGGGAAGATTATAAAACAGAAATTGAAAATTTTAGAGGACAGATTTATCAAAAAGCTGAAGAAGTTTTAGGAAATGACGATGGTGGTGATTGGGTTTTTCGCAAAGTGCAGGATTTTACATATGATGTTTCAGCAAATATCCCAAACTATCGTTTCTTTATTGCTTTTCATGGGTTGATTGGTAGTGGCGTCAGTATTGAAAAAGTTCCGTTTTTAGATTTGCCATCGCCATACAATGTTAAAGATTTTTGCAACAAACTTTTACTTGAGCTTGATGACAAAGAAAGTTGCCAAAAATATTTGCGTGAAAGAAAAGAAAAATAAAGAATTATATATATTAGCATTAAGTTAAAATTCATTAATTAGTAATACATAAAAATTATGTCATTTGACGAAAAAGGACCTAGCGCACAAGAAGTAGAACCAAAGAAAAAATTTATGGTTAGAGCTGAAATGGAGGCTTGGGGAAAAGATGGTTCCGCAATTGACGATTTATGGCGAGAAGTTAATATAGAGGTTGAAGCAGAAGATGACGATGATATTGATGACGAAATCGTAGACAAGCTTTTTGACATGGATTTTGGAAACGCAAAACCGACAGGACGTTTTGAAAAAACTGAAATTTAATTAAAACTTATTTGTGAAAATATATGAACATAACAGAATTAAAACAGCAAGCCTTAACTGAAATCCAAAACGCAAATTCAACACAACTGGTTGAGCAAATTAGAATTAAATTTTTAGGCCGAAAATCTGGTTTGCTTACAAAAATAATTCAAACCTTGCCAACATTAAATGTTGATCAAAGAAAAAAACTTGGTTCGCAAAGCAATCAAGTTAAGCATGAAATAAATCAGGCTTTGAATAATAAAATTATTGCTTTGAAATCAAAAAGCCATCAAACTGGCGAATTTTTTGACACAACCTTGCCAGGCATCAGACCAGAGATCGGACATTTGCATCCTATTACATTAGTTTCGCGCGAAGTTGAAGAAATTTTTAAATCAATGGGCTTCGAAGTCCATGAAGGTGCTGAACTAGTTACTGATTATTATAATTTTGAATCATTAAATATTCCCAAAGATCATCCAGCACGAGATTCACAAGATACTTTTTTTGTCAATTTTAAACCTGAAGAAAAATATGTCATGCGTACCCAAACATCTGCAATGCAAGTGAAGATTATGGAAAATAGAAAACCTCCTCTCAAAATAGTAGTCCCAGGACGCTGTTTTCGAAATGAATCAACTGATGCATCTCATGAACATACTTTTTATCAATGCGAAGGTTTTATCGTTTCTGAAAAAATTTCTGTCGCTAATTTAATTTGTACTCTAAAAGAATTTCTAAAAGCCTATTTCAAAAAAAATGATGTTAAAGTAAGACTCCGTCCAGGATATTTTCCTTTTGTTGAACCAGGCTTTGAGCTTGATTTTCAATGTGCAATTTGTGGTGGTAAAGGCTGTCCTGTCTGCAAACAAACTGGCTGGGTAGAATTAATTCCTTGTGGCATGATTCATCAGAAAGTTTTTCAATTTGCAGGTTATCCAAAAAACAAATATACAGGTTTTGCTTTTTGTATAGGTTTAACAAGATTAGCGATGATGAAATATGGAATTAATGATATCAGATTATTTATGGCTGGTGATTTAAGATTTATAAATCAATTTTAAAATGCAAAAATATAATGGGAAAATTTTTACAGGAATTGGTGATTTTTCAAAAAAAATGTCTGGCATACCAGGATTAATGCAGGCGTATGAAAAAAAATTAGGAATTAAACTCTATCCTGGTACCTTGAACGTTAAAATTGAAAAGCCTTTTTCCTTCCCCAAAAAAAGAATGAGGTTGGAAAAAGAAGAATATAAAGGTAAAGTATCAATAAATATTTTACCTTGCAAAATAAATGGCGTAAAAGCCTTTATTTTAAGAACTGATAAAAACGAAGAAGAAAAAGGAATTTATCCTAAAACAGTTTTAGAAATTGCTAGTGGTTTTCGATTACGGGATAAATTAAATATTAAAGATGGCGATGAAGTAATAATAGAAATATAATTTTATAACGATTATGAAAATATCTGTTAATTGGCTAAAAGACTATGTTAAGATTTCTGATCCACAAAAAACTGGAGATGATTTAACTATGTCCATTGCTGAAGTAGAAGAAATCGAAGATCTTTCTCAAAAATTTTATGGCATAATCATTGGCGAAGTTATTGAAAAAAAGAAGCATCCAAA
Proteins encoded in this region:
- a CDS encoding UvrD-helicase domain-containing protein translates to MLKDLNTEQLQAVKHETGPLLIVAGAGTGKTTAITKKLAYLILEKKVKPENILALTFTEKAAAEMEERVDKLMPYGYTDLWIETFHGFCDRILKDNALDVGLDPNYKLLTSAEQWMFIKSKIFDFDLKYYRPLGNPNSFISELIKHFSRAKDENILPEDYLKFVKKLSASAPAGASADKETIDKMSEVAKSYKKYQELMVAESQMDFGDLIIETLKLFKKRKNILKKYQKQFQYILVDEFQDTNFAQYQLLQLLAPPQNNLTVVGDDDQCLPPDSKIETKTGIKKINKIKKGELVLSAVGKGHTSYYQVNKVIKNKKNARFLNISTKNGNKITITDNHKMFCFVPLKSDKKYYYVYLMEKRNLGYRLGITNDLATRLRLERGADRIIGIKSFKSEIEARYYETLLSLKYQIPLTCFCFRPGVFMNKELLEKLYQEFDTYKNAERLAKDLKIDLSAHHFALDAVNRGSSLRIKIIIEQCYRKHVSKVRRGILFGPKISHSVIVETSDKKTIETLKKNGFNLRKARKNGFRFKYTDQDFQKVGQIALKLEKITGGILETRFEVGALNIKHRKALMMPAKNLLVGHFLPVLKKDNKEIIYDEIIDIKEKNKTSNVYDLEIEKTHNFIADNIVVHNSIYKFRGASVSNILQFQKDFPKSKKIVLTENYRSVQPILDLAYNSIQLNNPDRLEAKYKINKKLKSQIKSKSDLAINHIHKATYEQEAVDVIKNIINLKQKDKSTWSDFAILVRANSSAEIFINLLSSKKIPYQFIASRGLYSRPEIMDLISYLRVVANFYDNINFYRVLSLPIFKLNSEDIIRLVAYSRRKNLSIFDLACTPSRIVGLNKDSVEKFKVVVELVKKHAKLSLEKNAAEVLLDFLKTSGYLKYLQTNKDLEAEKKILNISLFFKRIQELQENKKLTVPEFIDQLDLMIEAGEDPSPIQLDEGPDSIKILTIHSSKGLEFDNVFVVNMVEGKFPSRNRKDLIELPEKLIKEQLPDSNSNIQEERRLFYVAMTRAKKRLFFTSANDYGGKRKKKISRFLVEIKKHFDKNSAFSALDSACFRDNNILTQNNAEPNAENAKKKIRYSLPSKFSYTQLKAFETCPHQYRFRHIIGLPSSGASSQSYGKTMHAVLQNFFADLQKGKSPTEKDLLSYYDSFWIDDFYQDKKHEQKRFEEGKKALQEFYKINNKNLKAPLFLEKGFNLRIKDTCLKGQIDRIDKLDDGTVEIVDYKTGKLPKNEKEVEKNEQLLIYSYACQKVLNLKPSKLSLYFIDQNKKYSAKQNSIKEEKIIQKVQELIAKIKESEFIAKPGFACKFCDYKDICEHAKH
- the pheS gene encoding phenylalanine--tRNA ligase subunit alpha, with the protein product MNITELKQQALTEIQNANSTQLVEQIRIKFLGRKSGLLTKIIQTLPTLNVDQRKKLGSQSNQVKHEINQALNNKIIALKSKSHQTGEFFDTTLPGIRPEIGHLHPITLVSREVEEIFKSMGFEVHEGAELVTDYYNFESLNIPKDHPARDSQDTFFVNFKPEEKYVMRTQTSAMQVKIMENRKPPLKIVVPGRCFRNESTDASHEHTFYQCEGFIVSEKISVANLICTLKEFLKAYFKKNDVKVRLRPGYFPFVEPGFELDFQCAICGGKGCPVCKQTGWVELIPCGMIHQKVFQFAGYPKNKYTGFAFCIGLTRLAMMKYGINDIRLFMAGDLRFINQF
- a CDS encoding DUF120 domain-containing protein yields the protein MSGIPGLMQAYEKKLGIKLYPGTLNVKIEKPFSFPKKRMRLEKEEYKGKVSINILPCKINGVKAFILRTDKNEEEKGIYPKTVLEIASGFRLRDKLNIKDGDEVIIEI